In Aythya fuligula isolate bAytFul2 chromosome 25, bAytFul2.pri, whole genome shotgun sequence, the DNA window CTGAGTAATGCTGAGACAAGGCTGAAGCTGTTCCTGTGATAGCTGGCAAACgtagtgatttaaaaaaaagaaaaaaaatctagtcaGTTACTGCGTGTGCCTCTTCGGTGTCTCCATTCTGTGTTTTCTACAAACTACAGCttggattttatattttaagctTGGAAAATATTGAGCGAAGTCCTTTTTGCTGTCTTGGAAAATACTCTGTGATTTTGATGGATGTGGTAAACATGGAATGCAGTTAGGGGCATGTTGTCTCTGCAGGACGTGGGGCCAAAATATTACAGTGGTTACTCCTAGTGCCTAATTCAATAGTTTTTCTACAGCAGTCCTTACAGAAAACGAAGAATACAGAAGGTCAGAGGTACTGTTAAGTGAATATGTGAAGGATAAATGTGTCATGGAATTCAGGAGTGGTCAGTGGAAACGAATGCCAggttttttccttgtttcaaacatgtttttcaCATCTATAGATGAATGTTCAGAGATGAACTGTTTGAAAGATGTTGTTCTAACATAGGAAGTTTTAGGGAGGGAAAGCTTTGTAAAAATATCTGTAGAGTTTGGACATTTGTTTTTTAGAATGCTCTGGAGGCAAAAGAGAAGCTAAGCATGGGAAAAGCCTTTATTTTGTACAATTTCACACAAGCTTACGGTAGTACAGTGTGATCCAAAATTTATTATAGACGTGCCTATgatgtttttaatgcagttaCTAAAATGTTACGAAGTAATTGCTCATTTTAAGATGGTAATGGAATACTAGAATTTCCCAGCTTAATTCTTTTGACCACTTTGCTTCTGGCCAGCATGCTTCTGGCAGAGATGTGCAGAATCAACCTGCAGTGCTTCTAACAATGTGTGAAGTGCATTAAAGTGATATAATATGCTCGTTTCTGTTTTAGGCCTTTGAATTAGCAACAGGAGACTATCTGTTTGAGCCTCATTCTGGAGAAGATTACTCACGGGATGAAGGTAtgtttaagtcttttttttttttttttttttaaatgggacaCGAAAGGCAGTGGATCCTCCTTCAGAAAGAGCTTTCTCTTGTGAGATAGCAATGTAAAGACCCATTGCAAAAAGATGATTTACCCAAGTTACTGATGTTAAGGGACAGCTGTGCTTAACTCTTTGCAGTTCTTGTTCTGGTGTTTACTGTTCCTTTAACCACTGGATTCTTTACCTTCTCAAACTGATCGTCCCCGCaaacttccctttttttttcccccaccatACGTCTTGACTTTTTGTCCTTGCTTGTTGTAATCTGGTTTCAGGTGCATCCCAAAGTGATTTCTGAAGGAGGTAGTGTCTTTGTCTTTAACATTCCAGGGAAGGAAACTGGGGTATATATAGAGAAAGTCTTGTGTGGATGTCATATTGtcttctcttttgaaaaaatgcagatCACATTGCTTTGATCATAGAACTTCTGGGGAAAATACCTCGCAAGCTCATTTTAGCAGGAAAATATTCCAAGGaatttttcaccaaaaaaggtaaaaggaaattaagcaAATGTCACTTACCCCCTTGCCCCACACCCCAAATACACAGGAATGCCTTACTGGCAATCTTagtctttcctttgttttatgaAAGGCTTTCTCTGTAAAAAACTGCAGCTAAATATAAGGCATTCTTTTCTAActgctataaaaatataatacatcttcacataaaatatttatataaaatatatactcaTCTTTAAAGTCTTCACTAAACAACTTTGTTCCAGTATAATTACTGAAGAAGTGCCTTGAGTCCTGAGCTATGTGGCTAAGGACACATTTTACCTTGTTGCTCATCTTAAAGCCCTAAGTAGCCCAGAAGAAATTCTTGGCTTagttaatactttttttaaaatgataaataataataataaaataatcaactTCTGTTAGTAGTGTTTAGCTTCTTCCAGCAGTGCTGCATGTATAGCATGTATTCCAGTCAGTGGCACAATGTTTATCTGTCACGTCAAACTGTATAATTGATGatttaataaagaatatttGCTGATCAGGaatagcagaaaggaaaaaaaaaaagtgcatgtcTTGAACAATCTTCAAAAGCAGATAGCAGAGTGGTTttagtatcatttttttttcttcagcatgctCCACAATTGCATCTTCCCAATGCTCGAGTAATTGGAAGAGTTTTTGAATTCGGTCTGTGCTGTTAGCTGCTTGGCATGTTCTGCAAGTCGTGGCCGTAGCATGGCTGAAGTGAAACCTATTTGTCTTGGCTTTCAGGTGATCTGAAGCACATCACCAAACTGAAGCCCTGGGGCCTTTTTGAAGTCTTGGTGGAAAAATATGAGTGGTCCCAAGACGAGGCAGCTGCCTTCACAGACTTCTTACTACCAATGCTGGAGCTGATCCCAGAGAAAAGAGCGACGGCAGCAGAGTGTCTCAGGCACCCCTGGCTTAACTCATAGAGGCTTCGACCCAATGCCACAGCACTACACTCCGGTTTACAGCATAGCATACACACACCCAGCTGCCCCTTCCCAGAGCCGTTTTTTCCCTTGATCATTTTCCGTGTGAAGTTCTTCCTTCAAGGCTTCCAAGATTTTAGATAAATCTAACCCATTGCGCTGAGTTTGCTTGTGTGACTCAATGGGGGCTCTCCTCAGCCAGTGGTGTCGGCTGTGTTTTGGGCTTCGCCAAAGACTTAACTAGAACATGAAGCTTTCCCTGAGTCTCCTCACTGATACGCACTGTCTGTTATGGATGAGAGCTCACTGGTGCTCAGATGTGCTCCGTTAGCTAAATTTCAGGGGGCTGTGAAGATCTGAACTCATCCTCATCTCACTGACTCAGGAGTCCATTCCCCGCTGTTCACCCAGTAGCTAACAATGGGGTGAGAGGTAACAGATGGCACCGAGGTGGTGTTTGCTCCTTGTAGAGCAAAGACCTCAAAATCCTCCATCATCTTCTAGGTGTCTGCtgtattctttgttttccagtcacataatttttctttagttctagctgcttaatatttaaatctagatttttttttttttgtatcatttgcttcttcctctgaagtgccccctcccttttctttttccctttctgtgtcCAGCTAGTCAGAATAGTTTCTGAATTCAGTGATGTTTTCTCCTTGTTCTCTAACGCCTGAGCCTGTGACTAAAAGGTGACAAGGAAAATGAGCAGAAGCTGGAACTGACCGAACGCACAACCCTCAGCATCATGATGGGTGCACCCTCTGGCTGCAGAGAGGTAGCCTTGTTGCAGGCAACTTCTAACGTTTTAGTGAGCTGTAAATTTTTTGGTTTTTATCCCTTTCTGGcacttttttttgccttgcttgACGTGGTTGCTGTACCATTGACAGATTGGCTCTCACTGATGCAGTGTATTCTCTCTCAATTTTTGACCATTCgctttttttccaagaaaggGCAGCAGCATCTGTATCCCAGCCACGCTATAGCTGTTGGCTTAAGAACTCAATGCTTGAAAGTAAAGGTTTCCTTTAATTTGCTTCAGGTGCTCGCCTTCAGAAATAACCTTCAGAAATAACTTCCCAGGATGGgattgccttttattttctggggCATCAGCACAAGGAGAGGTGGAAGAGAATTCCACATCAATACTGGATTAGCTGTTTCTAGAGTTCCCCCAACTAAAGATGCCCTGTGGGGTTTCTCTGTCACCTTCTCAGAGGAGGCTGGATGTAATAATTGAGTGggttaatttttaaagttaaatcaCGGTGGCGTTTGATAGTTCTACGATGGCTTCTTTGAGCCTTGCCCATCCTGTTCCAGACGCAGCGTATCCTACTCTCGAGCAACATTTGGCAGTGTTGAGACTTCAGAGGCACATCTTTACCCTGGACCAAACCGGCCTTTGGATTCGTGGCAGCTCTCAGAGCACAGAAGCTGCCGTGCCGGAGGCCACGCAGATGCTATCCGAGACGCTTCCATTGCCAAAGCTGCCAAGACCACTGTTAACgtcactgtgtgtgtgtgtgtgtgtgtgtgttggaaattcaggTTAATGAGAATTTATTCATAAACCATGGAGTCGTTTAATCCACTTACAGAGTTCCTCTAGCCCGGTGCCTGGCTGGGCTAATTAACGCAAATCATGCTGCATGTTCTTGTAGGGGTAGGTCAGGTTCTCTATGCATATAATCTAGAATTAAAGGAAGGTAACGTACCAAATGAGTTTGGGACTGCCAatctgactgtttttttttttttttttttttttcccttttcacctGGAGTTTTTCCAGCTGCGTGTCACTTCAATCTCTGTTACAGGAGGACTGCAGACAGGACTGGATTCCAAAATCCCCACTGTCCACGTACTGTGAAGTTACATTGGCAGGGCAAACGATTTCTGTTGTCTTGAAAGGTCACCCCGTCTCGTGTACTGCAGGCTGGCTGCTCAAAGAACTCTTCCTAAAAGGGGTTTGCACACTTGGAGAGCCCCTTCCcgtccttcccttccccctgccaCCCCTGTCCGGAGgaggatgtttgttttttttttaccgtGGGAGCCAAGGCAGGAGCCAGCTCGTGAGTTGAAGacctgcagaagcagctgtcGGGATTCAGTCTTGTACCGTGTGCTCGTTCACCTGGGGTTTGTTAATTTTCCAAATTGCCGTAAAGTGCTCACACTAAAGGATTTGTACTTGCTGTGTCAGTCTAAAACctgaaggaaaatacatttttattctttctacttgggtgctttgtcttttttctttgtgaaagcCATACAATAAACAGATTATTTAATAACTAAGCCCTACTCCTCATGTTCCCTCTGTAGGtctgtttttcctcagcttGTGGCCCTTGGGTTCGATTTTCTTTGCTAGTTAGCACTGGGTTTGGATTCTCTGGGGCGAAACTGTTTGATGGTGTTGGTAAATATCTTTGATTGAATTGTAACCCATTTTTAAAGGGGGAAGAAGCCAATAGCAGGGTAACTGCTGCAGTTCTGCCGTGCTAAAAGCTGCTGGTTTGAATTCTGCCACACACGGTGTCATCTCTGCTCTCTTCCCTAGCAAGGTCTCTTAACAAAACCTTCCCAACCACTTCCTTAGGGGGAGGTGTAACGCTGGAAGGCAGCTGTGAGAACCAAACTGACTCCTCTGCTGCAGGAACCAGCAAATTCCAGCAAGCAGGACTGAAAAATGTTCCCCAGGTTGGTCGGTCCTGCCTCCCGACCGGGTGAGTGAGAGGTCCTGAGGCCGGGTGGGAGGGCgtgctgccctgggcaggcgaaggctgcggggtgggggctgctggaTGGGATGTGGAATTAGGGCTAAATGGGATTAATTGGGTGTGCGTGGTGCTGTGCTTTTCCCTGCTGGGGTCTAAAGGTGGCGTGAGAAGCTGATCTGGGGCTCTGCAAGGAATTGGCTGTCTCAGTATTTCCAAACAAAAGGTCGCAGGGAAAATGTGTGACACAGTCAAGGCTTTTCCCTGTCTCAAGGAGACCAGCACAAAATCCAAAACGCTACCTTTTTTATTCAGAAGTCATTTCCTTGAAAGAAGGTGGTGTACAAACCCCAAGGAGCAGCAAATCGTCTCCCTgttcctccctctctttccctgGCTCTGCTGATGGCCTCAAAAAAAACCCCATGTCCAACAGGGCTCTTCCCATCAAACCCTGTGAGAGCTGTGAGCTGACAGCGGACCCTCGTGTGAAAAGAACAACTGTAGAAAACCCAAAAAATTATGGGGGCAGATGTAGAGCTCCTGAAGAAGTCATTTTCAAAGGGCTTACATCTCTTGAAGCTGATGAGAGCAGTTCTAGGAGTCcctgggaagaaaggaaagaaaaggtcagCTGTTGCCACCATTAAACCATAGCAAAACACCCGATTTTAAGCTCTTTGCCACGTGGCATGGCGTGATGTTTTCCTAGTTCTGGGAGGCAAAACAAAGCCAATTCCTCATTTAACCACAAAGAAAACCCCTCGGTATAGCACCAGGAGCTATCGTTGCCAGTCCTTCATCGATTCTCAAAGCCCAGCAGTGTTGCACGTGCAGGAAATGTGAGAAATCCCCGTGGGCATCACTTACATGGTGGTTGGCTGTCAGTCGTTGCCCtcctctgtaaaacaaaaaggtaATTGCAGTGTTAATGCGGTGTTAATGGGATGTGGTAATAATACTGGTGCAGGTGCTCTgggggtttgttttttggggttgttttccaaaaagctcaaaaaaaaacgAAGAGCCCATGGGGTTTCTTTGCTCTAGACTCAACCCAGGTACGTCTGCCTGGCGTTTGCAGGGTGGGGGGCTCAGTGAAGTCCTGCTCCCacccctgctgccctgtgctgcctctGTCCTGGTCACCCCAGGAAGCAACCCCCCAAATAACCCCCATCCTTTGGGACGCGTGCTCAGCCCGGGCTGCCTTTTACCTTTGCTCTCCACTTTAAAATCCGACGGGAGGAGGTTGTCCTGCCGGTTGCCCAGCACGAAGGCCAGGAAGGAGAGGATGAGCGCGTCGAGGATGCCGATGATGCAGAGGATGTACGCCCAGCGCACGGTGCAGGCGCCCAGCGTGTATTTGTCCGTTTTGTCCCCGCACATGCGCCTCACCTCGCTCGAGTCCCAGCCGTCGGGGTAAATCAGGCAGCCGATCATCAGCCCCGTAGCTGCAAGGAGGGGGAGACGTCGCAGGTACTGCACGTGCAGGCGGGGAGGTTACAGGGAATAGCACGGCCACGACCACAAATATTACAGGGAAAGTGCTAAAACCAGTTGGCAAGGCTTAAATATTCCCCAGGACTGTGCTCCATCCGAGCTGGGGATGGTGCAGCGTGGGCACGGCGCTGCCTTCCTACACCGCTGTTGCTTCTTCCAGCACTGGCCTTGTTGCCCCAAAATAAGGCCTCCTTCAAGCAAAACCACTTTGGTTTTGCACGAACCAACCGAGTTTGTGCAAGGTGGAGAATTTCGTTGCTCTGTGCACGGCTGGATTTGGGTTTGCCAAGCCGGAGCcgctgtcagcagcagcagctttgtgtgCGGGTGAATTCTGCTTGCTCAGCTGTGCTGGTTCCAGCCAGAGCTGAGAGCTGCCCATGCTGGGAGCCCTCCCTGCCTGACCTCGGTGACCAATGTGGCCACTTGCCTGCAGTGTTCGCAGCTTTGCTGTGGGAGTCCTGCCACCAGCTGCCCAAgggccacctcctgccccctATCCATGGGTTTTCTGGCAGTGGTCAACCTGAAAATCCTTTCCGGGTGCTTGCCTTGTGCTCTCCTAAGGGTTTTTATTCCCCTAGCTTaggggaaggagagcagcaAGGACAGCGGGCAGCTTCCTAGGTCAGCACGGAGCATTTTTCCTCATCTAGAAGCAGGCAGCCTCTCGTGTGCTTAATCACTCCTTGCTGTAGGTAATGGTGAGGAAGGGCACAAGGACGGGGGAGGCTGGAAGGAAACTGCTTCTCCTGGGAAGACAAACCCTGGCACGTAGCAAACCTGAAGGTGGgatctgctcagctcctgctccctcttctaacacagcagcctctgcatcCCCTGGTGCAGGGGGAAAGCTGTGATTTGGAGCCCTCGGCACTGTGGAAGAGcaaaaggaagagcagcagcgCTGGGGGGACGCAGAGCCCCTTGGCTGTACCCCTGCACACCCTCTGCAGGGAATGAACCCCTCGGTTTGCTGGATCTGGTAGAGCCAAAACCTTGCAGCAATCTTCCCCCTTTCCATCCATGAGGGATGGGGTTGGGATTGCACAGAAGATGCTGTTGAAACCCTAAGGAGTAGGTTTCAGAGCCTCTGCCTCGAGGAGCCTGAAGCAGAGGTTGGGGGGTCACTAGCAGGGAAGATTTGGGCATATCCACGTGGCTGGAGCTGCCTGCACTTGTGCTTTTCTCCCCATCCAGCACAAAAATGTAGGTAAAAGCCCCAAATACAGCAGCAAAGcctttccctgctctccctgggAGGCTGAGCTGCCCCAAGCCTCTTATCTAAATCTTCGCTTGAGCTTGTTTCTTGAGCTGGGAACTGGAGCAACCTCACGCTGCTGCCACCTGCCCTCCCATGGGACACCTGGGGAGCATGAGGACAGCGGCTGGTCCCTGCATCAATGATTCAGGAGCTGCACAGGTCGGGGTTGGGTTTCAGCGGCGCTGGATCAGGCCGGGTTACCGACATCTCAGGTgtctggggctggagggggctgcAAGGTGGGGTGGAGGAGTGTGAGGATGAGAAAAGTGGGAAAGGGGGGTGGTGGCACTGAGCCTGTGTTCAGTCCCTACACCTTACATCTGCCCCATGCTCAGGGCAGCTTCTGCAGGGGACAGGGGAGGCACAAAAGGACCCAGCAGTGCCCTCTCCATCTCCCTGCTGCATCCCTAATGCTCGGAGCATGGAGCCCCGCTCCCCAAGGGATGCTCTGAAGCACCAATCCCACTGTGATTTGGGGCCACCAGGGGCTGTGTTCCTCATCCCACGAGGTTTTGCAGCAGGATCAGCGCCCACATGCAATGAGTCCATCAGGTCTCAGCTGCACAGTGGCTGCTTTACCCACTGCAAATTCCTCCTCTAACCCGTCCAAGGGAGCGGAGCGGGCACAGAGGTTGTGCTGCTGTCCCTTTCCTGGCCAGCCCCACCATGACACAGTCGAGGGGGATCAGCAGCTCCCCATGGACCCCTCGCAGCCCTGCCCGTTACCCCCTGGCCCTGCtcacctgctgccagctgcatcCAGGCGCAGACTTTGTAGACGGTGGCCGCGttgcagaagaagaagaggCTGAAGCAGAGGATGGAGCCGATGATGAGGAAGGTGGAGATGCCCACGAAGAACATCGCCGTCTTGAAGGCGCTGGAGGGGATGGTGCCGAAATCCAGGGGGCTGCCCTTGCAGATGAGCTCGCTGGTGAGCGCGTTGCCGATGCAGTAGGAGAAGAGGCCGAAGTAGCCGGCCTGGGGCGTGTCGATGCTGTCGCCGATCCAGTAGGGCTGGATGAAGGTCACCACCATCAGGATGGCGAAGCAGAGGGTGAAGAGGGCCCACAGCACGCCCATGGCCCTGGCGTTCCGCACGTAGTTGGTGTGGTAGATCCGCGCCGCCTCCTGCGCCGGCAGCAGCTTGGGCATGGCCGGAGCGGGGACCCCGCCGGGCCCCCagcggcccccgccgcccccggggtCTCCTCCCGGGGTCCcctcccggccctgccccgctccgccccggccgagagcggcggcggcgccgcggggAGGCTCGGGCTGCGCCggcgcgccccccccccccccgcctccgtTCCCCCTCCCCGGGACCGccccgggaggcggcggcgagACCCCAGGCAGcgagcagggatggggagggaaggaggcagggatgCGCCCCCGGGGTGTGCCCCAAGGATGCGCTCCGGTGCCTCTCGGATGTGCCCCGGGGCTCCTGGGATGAGCCCCCGGGATGCGCCCTGGTGTCCTAGGGATGCGCTCCAAGGATGCGCCCCTAGGATGCGCTCCACGGCCCCGGGATGTGCCCTTCGGATGCGCCCCTGGGATGTGCCCCGGTGCCCCAGGGATGCGCCCCCGGGATGTGCTCCACGGCCCCGGGATGCGCCCCTGGGATGTACCCCGTGCCCGTCCCGTGAACCCTGGTGCCCCTGGGATGTGCCCCGCGCCCCTTGGATGTGCCCCCAGTCGTGCCCCGGTGTCCTTGGGATTTGTCCCATTCCCCTCGGATGCACCCTGTGCCCAAACCGTGCCCCTTCCAGCCTGTGCCTCTGGGATATGCCCCGTGTCCCCACTGTGTGCTCCCTGGATgtgccccgtgtccccaggATGCGACCCTGGGATGTACTTCATGCCCCCTACATGTGCCCTGTGGCTCCCCAGCATGTGCCCTATATGCCTGGGatgcaccccccagcccctaTAACCCAAGAAGTGTCCCTGGGATGCACCCTGTGCCCACTCATGTGCACTGTGGATGCACCCCTGGGACACCACCTGTACCTCCACCATGTGCCTCAGCAAGCACCCCTGGATGTGCCCAGTGCCCTCATGTGCAGCCCAGTGTGTACCCCATGCCCCAGGATGTGCTCTGCACCCCACTGTGCACCCCAGGATGCTCTCAGGGTCCCCCCTGGGATGTGCTCTGTGCCTGGGGATGCACCTCAGGACATGCTCTGTGCCCGGGGACGTGCTTCATCCCCCTGCTGTATGCCCCAGGTCCTTGCTGAGTACACTGGGATGTGTGACGCACCCCAGGACACGTGCTGAGATGCCCCTGGGACGTGCTGTGCACCCCTTGTTGTGTCCCAGGATGTGTCCTGGGCTGTTCTGTGCACCCCAGCTGTGTGCCGAAGGCTGCTCCCCTCCGCCCTCCCCAGCATCACCTCAGTCCTTTCCCCACTGGAGCACACACAGGGTCCTGTGGGTCCCAGCCCCaagccagcagggctggtggggtgcaggcagggaggggacgAGGTGCCAGGACCCCCCAGGGCACCTGTGGGCACCTCGGGGCCTTTTGCCAGCTGCCACcgtggtgctgccctgcagccagggccagCCTGAGCCTCCCCCCCGTGGCTGCCGAAGGTCAGGGCTGCCCGGGCGTTAATCATTGCCCAGAGCAGCCGGGTTGACGTGGGTGCTAAAAGCTGTGCCATTCCCAGAGCTATTTTCCTCTCATTAGCCAAATGCCCCGCCCGCTGAAACACCAAGAACAAACAtccagggggtgctggggggaccTCGGTGGGTTCTGAGGCCCCGAGCGAGGCTGGCAGGGGGTGGGCTCGCTCCTGCCACACTTTGGGTTTCCTTAAGTGGGTTTCTTGGTGGCTGTGCTGGTAATGTTGGGTCGATGGAGCAGCTGGGCTTGGGATTTGGTGTTTTCCTGGAGTTCCTGCTGTTCCATCGGGGCTCGGTTTGCCCTTGAAGCCCCATGCGAGCAGGGCAGTTAGGAGACAGTGGCTCatcccagctccccagggctcagggCGAAGGATTGCAGGGAGGATTGGTCCCACCGTGGCAATCCCAGCGCTGTTATTCCACACCTGCTTTGGCCAAAGGCGCTGCCGTATGGCAGGGAGGCATCACCCCTGCAGGAAGGGCACCTGGGGACGGGACACATCATCCCCAGCTCTGTGCCGTGCCGCCACCCGCGCTGGCACTGCACCCCGGGCAGCGAGGGCATCGCCGTTCCTCCACGGCAGCCTGGGGAAGGTTGGCCGTGATAGGAGAGGCTGCGTCAGCTGGCGGAGGTGCCGGCTATAAAGTGCCCGGCCACCCGCAGCAGAGCCCCGAGCGAGCCCACCATGGCAAGCACGCTGCAAATcggcctcctcctctccctgacg includes these proteins:
- the LHFPL5 gene encoding LHFPL tetraspan subfamily member 5 protein encodes the protein MPKLLPAQEAARIYHTNYVRNARAMGVLWALFTLCFAILMVVTFIQPYWIGDSIDTPQAGYFGLFSYCIGNALTSELICKGSPLDFGTIPSSAFKTAMFFVGISTFLIIGSILCFSLFFFCNAATVYKVCAWMQLAAATGLMIGCLIYPDGWDSSEVRRMCGDKTDKYTLGACTVRWAYILCIIGILDALILSFLAFVLGNRQDNLLPSDFKVESKEEGND